In Cinclus cinclus chromosome 33, bCinCin1.1, whole genome shotgun sequence, the genomic window GcttggcacagggctgagaaGGCAACGGAAAAACGGAAAAACGGCCATGGGGACAAACGGCCCCAGGGCTTCAGTTgcagttgcagcagcagcagcagcggcagcagcggcagcagcggcagcagcagcagcagcagcagcagcgaatCAAGCGACTTTGTCGACCCTCTggatctcctctccctctcccgcagtcccacagcctctctcagtCTCCGTTTCCCGgtgtctccctcctctcccagtctcccTCTCCCCGTTCCGAGCCGGCTCATGCCCCCAGCCCGCCCTCGGCCCCGGGCGGGGCTTCCCcctccccgtccccgtccccgtccccggcCGTCCTGCCGCGGTCTCTCCTCCGCCCGGCTCTGGCTGTACTGGCAGTGGCGCTGCTGGGCGGGGATCAGTGCCTGGTGCGGCATCGCCTCCCTTTGGCTccgcctgccccggccccggccccggccccggccccggccccggccccggccccggccccggccccggccccggccccggccccggccccggccccggccccggccccggccccggccgcaACGTGGGCTCCGACCTCGGCCTCAACGCGGGGTCCGGCCCCGACCCCGGGCCCGgccgcagccccagccccaacgTGGATCctggtcccggtcccggtcccggcgcCGGCTGCTCCCGGAGCCCGCAGAGCGCACAcagggcgcggccgctcccgccgcctccgttggggcttccccggcccgagctccgccgctcggcagcgcggccgctgGCCCCGAGCCGCCGCTGTCGCGTTCCAAAGAGCGAACGCCAggggctgcccggcccgggacggctGAGGGGCGCTCGGGGCCCGTgtctggccccgggccgagcgctgacagcCGCGTCTCGCCGGCAGGGAAGGTGGAGCACGGCATTAAGGAGCGCTACCAGCTCGGTTCGCTGCTGGGgcgcggcggcttcggcagcgtctggGCGGCGACGCGGCTCtcggacggcgccccggtgagtggaggggccggcggcgggcggaggaggaggggaagagcaggaggaggaggaggaggatgtggcTCGGCAGGGCGGGCGGCGAGCtaagccctctgctccccttggcttgcaggtggccatcaaaaggGTGCCACGGAACCGCGTCCGACACTGGggtgagctggtgagtgagcgggggtCAGCGGGAGAAGCCGGGGCGTGCGGGGTGGGCATGAGCCGAGGCCCAGCAGGGTGGACAGCGCgtgtggggccagcagagcatcccgggctgggtGAGGGCTTCCCGAGCCCTGGCACGGCATCAGCCCcgctgacggcatcgtggtcctcctgcagcccgaCAGCACCAGAGcaccaatggagatcgtgctcctggacaaggtgtccactggctTCCCTGGTgttgtccagctgctggagtggcttgAGCTCCCCAGCGAGATCCTGATGGTGCTGGAGCGCCCGGAGCGGTGTCAGGACCTCCGTCATTTCATTCGGGCACGGGGGTTCCTGTCCGAGGAGGTGGCGCGGcagctgttccgccaggtgctggaggccgtgcagcactgcaccagctgcGGAGTCCTGCACAGGGACGTCAAACCAGAGAACATCCTCGTTGACCTGGCCAGCGGGCAGGCAAAACTGATTgattttggctgtggcacctacctgcaggacacagcctacACTCactttgcaggtgagcccacacAGCGCCGTCTTCCCgctcccagcatctcctggcccAACAGCTcagggcccagcctggctgtgggagtGTGGactctcctttttgctgccagTCATGGCACTGAGTCTTCAGCTGAGTTGCTTTCCACTGGGGGCGGCTGGGGGGacagcttccagccctgctggcagccttTGCCAGCCGCTGTGcccaggactggggctggggcagccagcctgaCAAAAACACCCATGGGTGGGGGTAgtaggggagcaggggaggggcaGAACCTGCGCACCCGCTGTTTTGGTGTGCAGGTGAGAAAGGGCTTGCACTACTGTGCTCACCTTGTTTGCCTTGGCCTCATAATTGTTTTTTGGGGcaatgcaggcagggaggatggagaCATGGATTTCCCCACCACtgagtgggtttttccttgtcatgcTCAGGCCTTGctagggcttctgctgccctcttgcAGCACCAGTGGCTCCTTTTCCAAGCCCAAGTTTGTACACACGTCCCAGGTGCTGGCCAGAGGCAAggggtcacaccatgtgccatTGGTGCAGCCCTAGCATGGCCAAGGATtctggggccaggctctgggagcagcagcattccccTGATGAACTCCATCTCTGTCCCATAGgaacacggtcctacagccccccggAATGGACCCGCTTTGGCTGGTACTATGGCAAGCCAGctaccatctggtccctgggcatcctgctgcacCAGATGGTCTGTGGGAAGCACCCTTTCAGGAGGGGCCGGAACATCAGCTGGAACCATCAGCTCTCACTGCCACAacggctctctcaaggtgaatcctcatctctgggcacGGGGGGAAtgggaggcagtgctgggagacagcagtgggCTCGTGAGCATCccgctctggcagctgctgagcacgtggcacaggtcctgctctcctgctctcctccaaaacaaagaactgatgGGAGGCtttaggcccagctctgagcacacgCAGCATGGCTTGGGCATGGGAATAATGGGGCAAAGCagactgcagcctcctccaagtgaccggtggtttctgctttctctctccagaCTGCCAAGATCTGATCAAAAGGTGTTTATCCATGCTCGACATAGAAAGGCCCTCATTAGAAGACCTGCTTTGTgacccttggatgcagcaaattcacctgacgtagaagaagggagagagccacaggcGCACTTTgatgcagggctctggtaagttccagctccacacaggccttggcaatcagaagcaaagaagcccagactgttttgtcctgcctgtgccactgcacccaggtcatcagatgggaacacCCAGCccttgggctggagctgagctgctctctgcccagcactggtggccaccatctgagctggtttggcttgtcctggttcactgacagctggggccctgggcagaacactgagagcctggtctcccccccagggaaggagaaggaggccctggagaagctgtagcaggtggggctgctgctgctggggacagcgaggatgacatcaaggatgacaacctcttcctccacctggccactggcaagctgaagatgacagacttggattctggcaccttcttcaaagccaggctccacacagcaaatttacagatgagtccagacccagggggatgctcccagatttgggcattgcacagcctgcccaggaaacaaaggttccccctttgctggggaggataaaaTTGATTCTTCTGTCGTCTGCCAAGCTGCCTTTTGGCAGGActgggggatgggctggggtgggtacgaaatgggagttggctcctggccctgccaacagcccccagcacccaccgtgccccagctggggctggggcagccagcttgacacaaacaaagccccgtggtgggagcagaggtggggcTCCAGAATTGTGCttggctgctttgctttgcaggcaaggaagggcttgggctgctccactgcccttgcttgctttgggatcaccatAACTTTTGCGGCAGcgcagggggaaagggagaaagcacGGGCTTCTCTCAGCCATGGGtggctttttccctggcatGTAGGGTTGGGCCTTCCTCAAGCCCTTGATAGAGATaagattttttaccatttctcttttccccccctttgcACTGTAacctattttcattattttgttgtttgtttctctaaaggaagtgttccaggtggggtcCAGTGTGGATCAGGAGGTGCTTGGGACCAGCTGCGGTGTGGACGGGCCGTGcgcttggagaaggctgaggacatcgTTTGGGACCAGCTTTTCTGCCCGCAGCGATGGCATGAGGTGAGTCCCCGTCTTCTTTGCATGGTGGGATAAGAGCTTTTGGGAAATGGCAGCAAACAccggagcatcctgctgtggcagctgctgaggaggaggatgtgccatggctggctgcaggctgggcacatgtcctgccctcctgctctgctgcccaatgAGGGGCAGCAATGATGGGCAGctttgggcactgctctgggcatggccagcgtggcctgggcaccgtgggagctgggacaagggTGAGCCttcaggagccttcagctgacaggcaatttctggtttctctccttgcagccgggccctgtggatgctgaggctgctctgggctctgccagggctctgctgcagctcagcaccggGCCCGaatcagccaaaggagaaatggtgtgacctgcagcagagacttgcttgagcattttggcaacgcagctcaagtttgcagagtgtacacctccaagggaaaacaaagtaaacttgttcaataccttctgaaatgaaatca contains:
- the LOC134055585 gene encoding serine/threonine-protein kinase pim-1-like — encoded protein: MTGVVVPAPTGLNWAVGHDGSHSLPLPVPSRLMPPARPRPRAGLPPPRPRPRPRPSCRGLSSARLWLYWQWRCWAGISAWCGIASLWLRLPRPRPRPRPRPRPRPRLLPEPAERTQGAAAPAASVGASPARAPPLGSAAAGPEPPLSRSKERTPGAARPGTAEGRSGPVSGPGPSADSRVSPAGKVEHGIKERYQLGSLLGRGGFGSVWAATRLSDGAPVAIKRVPRNRVRHWGELPDSTRAPMEIVLLDKVSTGFPGVVQLLEWLELPSEILMVLERPERCQDLRHFIRARGFLSEEVARQLFRQVLEAVQHCTSCGVLHRDVKPENILVDLASGQAKLIDFGCGTYLQDTAYTHFAGTRSYSPPEWTRFGWYYGKPATIWSLGILLHQMVCGKHPFRRGRNISWNHQLSLPQRLSQDCQDLIKRCLSMLDIERPSLEDLLCDPWMQQIHEVFQVGSSVDQEVLGTSCGVDGPCAWRRLRTSFGTSFSARSDGMRALLQLSTGPESAKGEMV